In the Corythoichthys intestinalis isolate RoL2023-P3 chromosome 12, ASM3026506v1, whole genome shotgun sequence genome, one interval contains:
- the rpl24 gene encoding large ribosomal subunit protein eL24: MKVELCSFSGYKIYPGHGRRYARTDGKVFQFLNAKCESAFLAKRNPRQINWTVLYRRKHKKGQSEEVSKKRTRRAVKFQRAITGASLAEIMAKRNQKPEVRKAQREQAIRAAKEAKKAKQAAKKPAAPSAKANTKAAQKPKIAKPMKVNAPRVGGKR; this comes from the exons ATGAA GGTCGAGTTGTGCAGTTTCAGCGGGTACAAAATATACCCCGGCCATGGCCGCCGATACGCCAGGACGGACGGGAAG GTTTtccagttcttgaacgcaaaaTGCGAGTCTGCATTTTTGGCCAAGAGGAATCCCCGACAGATCAACTGGACTGTGCTGTACAGACGCAAGCACAAGAAGGGACAGTCC GAAGAAGTGAGCAAGAAGCGAACCCGCCGTGCTGTCAAGTTCCAGAGGGCCATCACTGGCGCCTCACTGGCTGAGATAATGGCCAAAAGGAACCAGAAGCCCGAGGTCCGAAAAGCTCAGAGAGAGCAGGCCATCAG GGCTGCCAAGGAAGCCAAGAAGGCAAAGCAGGCAGCCAAGAAGCCTGCTGCACCTAGTGCTAAG GCTAACACCAAGGCTGCACAGAAGCCCAAAATCGCCAAGCCCATGAAGGTGAACGCACCTCGTGTCGGCGGCAAGCGCTAA
- the mpc2b gene encoding mitochondrial pyruvate carrier 2b → MAALRASYHRILDRIEHMLPAKLRPLYNHPAGPKTVFFWAPMFKWGLVAAGLADMTRPAEKLSTSQSAVLTATGLIWSRYSLVIVPKNWNLFAVNFFLGCAGGSQLYRIWRYNQDQKAQGAIQS, encoded by the exons ATGGCTGCATTGAGAGCGTCCTACCACAGGATTCTGGACCGGATCGAGCATATGCTGCCCGCCAAACTGAGACCGCTGTACAACCACCCGGCAG GTCCCAAAACCGTGTTCTTCTGGGCTCCGATGTTCAAATGG GGCCTGGTTGCAGCAGGTTTGGCTGACATGACGCGACCAGCGGAAAAACTGAGTACCTCCCAGTCTGCGGTACTGACGGCAACCG GCCTTATCTGGTCCAGATATTCGCTGGTCATTGTCCCAAAGAACTGGAACCTGTTTGCTGTCAACTTCTTTTTGGGATGCGCTGGAGGCTCACAGCTCTACAGGATTTGGAG ATACAATCAGGATCAAAAGGCTCAGGGAGCAATACAATCCTGA